The Deltaproteobacteria bacterium genome includes the window CAGTTGGACAGCACCAACCAGCAGCTTGTGCGCCGGAACCTCGAGATCGAGCAGCGAAGACAGTATATGGAAGTCCTGTTGAAGAACGTCGCGGCGGGCGTCATAGCCGTGGACGCCCAGGGACGTATCACGACGGTCAACAAATCCGCCGAGAGGATGCTGAGCATACGCGCGGATAAGCTCCTGAATCGCCACATCGACTATTTCATTCGCCCTCCCTACGGGGACGTTATCCAGGGATTCCTTGACGAGCTTGAGTTACTCAAAGTGGACTCATTGGAGAAGCAGGTCAAGATCCCCATAGGTTCCAGCACCCTGTCGCTGCTCGTCAAAATCAATCAATTGAAGGATGAAGACGATCAATACATGGGAATGGTCGTTGTGCTGGACGATCTATCCGAGATGGAAAAGGCGCAACGTATTATAGCATGGAGAGAAGTCGCCCGGAGGATTGCTCACGAAATCAAGAACCCACTCACTCCAATCCAGTTGTGCGCCCAACGTCTGCAGAAGCGGTACGGGGATCGATTCCAGGATGACGGCCAGGTGTTTAAAGATTGTACATCCACCATTGTTCAGCAGGTAAAAGAGCTGAAGAGGCTGGTGAACGAATTCTCGACATTTGCCCGCATGCCCGCGGCCAACCCCATGCCCAACGATCTGAATGAGATTATCGAAGAAACCCTGCCCTTGTATAAAGAGTCTCATAAGCGAATTGCATTCAGTTACGAGAGGAACAAAGCTGTGCCCCTGTGCAATGTGGACAAGGAGCAAATGAAGCGGGTGCTCGTGAACCTTCTGGACAATGCCGTTAGCGTTGTGGAGGCCGATGAGGGAGAAGTGCTGATATCAGCGGATTACGATCCGGTCCTGAAGCTCGCACGCATCGAGATTGCAGACAACGGCCCCGGCATTCCTGCAGAGGATCGACCGAGACTGTTCGAACCGTACTTTTCGACGAAGAAATCCGGGACAGGCCTGGGTCTGGCCATTGTGAACACCATTATCCAAGATCATGACGGGTATATTCGCGTGCGTGACAACAAGCCGAAAGGGACCCGTTTTGTAATCGAACTCCCCGTAAGGAGATGACGTGGAAGCGCCGGAAAGCATTCTCCTGGTGGATGACGAAATCAGCATATTGCAGTCGCTGAGCGGTATTCTTGAAGATGAAGGGTACGAAGTCCTGACCGCTCAATCGGGAGAGGACGCTCTGCGACTTCTCGACCAAGCGGACATAGACCTGTTCATCCTTGATATCTGGCTTCCGAAAATGGACGGTATCGAACTGCTTGAACGGATCAGGACGAGGAACGCCTTGATACCGGTTGTCATGATAAGCGGTCACGGCAGCATAGAAACAGCGGTGAAGGCGACCCGACTGGGGGCGTTTGATTATCTCGAGAAACCGCTCTCCCTGGAAAAGGTTCTGGTAACGGTCAATAATGCCTTACGCTACGGGAGGTTATCCAGGGAAAATCAATTGCTGAAGTCGAAAACGGCGCAGGTACGCCAAATCAACGGCAACAGTATCCCAATTCGAAAGCTTACCGAGCAGATACGCATTGTCGCACCAACCCAGGCGAGCGTTTTGATCACCGGTGAAAACGGCACGGGAAAGGAGCTCGTAGCCCACTCGATTCACCGGCTCAGCGATCGCGCATCGAGACCTCTTATCGAAGTCAATTGTGCCGCAATTCCGGAGGAACTCATCGAAAGCGAACTATTCGGACATGAAAAAGGCGCTTTTACCGGCGCAACTGAACAAAAAAAAGGCAAATTCGATCTGGCTCACGAAGGAACACTTTTCCTGGACGAGATCGGGGATATGAGCCTAAAAACCCAGTCGAAGATACTCCGCATACTGCAGGAGAGGCGCTTCGAACGGGTGGGCGGCGCCAAGACCATCATGGTGGATGTACGGGTCCTGGCAGCCACAAACAAGGATCTGGAGAAGGAAATCCGGGAAGGACAATTTCGTCAAGATCTATACTACCGCCTCAATGTGATTCCGATTCACGTACCCCCCCTTCGCGATCGAACCGAAGATATACAGGTGCTGGCCAGGGAGTTTCTCCGCGAATACGCACTCGGTTCAGGGTCGCGCCCCAAGAAGCTCACCTCACGAGGAATCGATCTTCTGACCCACTATGGATGGCCGGGAAATGTGAGGGAACTTAAGAATCTGATGGAACGCGTCGCTATCTTATCCCCGGATGAAGTGATCAGTGATGATCTGTTGGAAAGGTTCATCCGGAAGGGCGACTCCTATCCTCCCGAGAAGACAAGTCTGGATGCGCCGACCTTGAAGGAAGCACGACAGGAGTTCGAACGGGCCTACATAGCCAGAAGGCTGGCGGAGCACGGGGGGAATGTTTCTCAGACGGCTGCAGCCATTGGTATTGAGCGGAGCCATCTGCACAAAAAAATGAAGGCCCTCGGGCTGACGGAAACCTCCTGATCTGCGCTTCCGGTTGCCTCGCTTCCCGCGTGGCATTTCCCTTGATCCCATAGAAACGAGCCTGGCAGCGAGTCTACCGTCGCGCCTCCGACCTTCCGTCTGTACACCGAAACACTTGTTGGGGCGACCTTAAGAATCATTATGAAGGTAGATCTTTCAGGCGGGTGCGCAGGTTTTCCGATTTCGATTCACGCGGGAGACCACTGAACCCGGTTCAAGGCTTCACTGTGAGCACGTAGTGTGATATGAGGAGCCCACTGTGCCGTTCATATTCGACGATGCACTTGCAGCACATACGATGGAATAGGAGAATGATCGATGACTACAACAGCGACGCCCCTCATTCTGGCAACCTATAATACGGGAAAAACTAGAGAAATCAGATCGATCCTGAAAAACTACCCTGTGATTATACGCGATCTGAGTGATTTTGGGGTCATCCCTTCGGTGGAAGAAGACGGCGCCACTTTCGAAGACAACGCGTTCAAGAAAGCGTCATTCACGGCAAAGGTACTGGGCCTTCCAACATTGGCCGACGATTCCGGCCTTGTGGTCCCCGCCTTGAACGGCGCCCCGGGGATCTATTCCGCCCGTTACGCCGGCCCCGGCGCTTCGGATGCGGACAACAATCAAAAGCTTCTCCGGGAAATGCAGGGAATCGAGGATCGTTCCGCCGTTTTCGAGTGTGTCCTGGCGCTGGCCGTTCCTACCGGACCGGCGCTGATCTACGAGGGTCGGTGCGAAGGCTTGATCCTCGAGGAATTAAGGGGTTCGGGGGGATTCGGATACGATCCGTTGTTTTTCTACCCGCCTCTAGGTAAAACCTTTGCGGAACTGAGCGGCGAAGAGAAGAACGAGGTGAGTCACAGGGGGCGGGCATTACGGGAATTAGCTCGAGAATTCGATAAGGTGTTGATCTGGTTGCGGCACCGTCTCGAAGAAGCTCCCATCAAGTGGGCGTAACTGCCCGATGGTGTGATTCCTCGAGATTCACGCGAGGCTCCGAGCAGTGAAATTCTCCCGGATTTCAAGCCCCTGGCTTGCCGAACGATTACGTAGAGGACCATTCGGAATACCCTCCGACCCATAGCCCGGTAGGCGTTCAGCCGTCTTCGCGTGCAAACATGAAAAGTCCTTGACTTAGCGCACAACTTTAAGGAAGTCTTCGTTTGAAAACATGCATCGAGCAAGAGCGAGATCGCATTCTCGGATGGAGCCGAAAAGGGGCGGTGATTGACCTCCGACGGCTGTCTCCGCTTGTCCGGGATCTCTACGACAACGGATTCACCTGTTCGGGCTCAAGAAGGCCTGCGTTTTTCCCCTCCCCTGAAGACCCCGGCAGCCTTTTTTGAAAGCGATCCCGGCTGCCTGGAGCGATACTGTGAACACTTCATAATACCAGATCAAAAGGATCTGGGAGAGGAGCGTACATGGAAGTGGCTAAAGTATGGTTTATGGATGCACGTGCACGGCGTTTCCTGGAATCAACGGCCATCAAGGGCGATCAGCTTCTGGTGCAGTCGGGCTTTCTCGACAACATCCGCAAGGGCGATCTTGTAGCTGTGAAGACTCACATGGGAGAAGCCTATAACGTCGGGTATCTCAGACCCATCATTGTAAGAACTCTGGTCGATACCATCAAGTCCAGGGGCGCCCGGCCTTTCGTTACAGACACCACAACAATGCCCTACCACCCCTGGATCAGCCGGACTTTGGCCCTCGACCACCTGGAGACGGCCAACAGAAACGGGTTCAACGAAGCATCCATGGGCTGTCCGGTGATTATCGCGGACGGCTGGCTCGGAACGGACGACGTTATCGTGGAATTGGACGGCCGTGGCTCCTATCTCTCCAAACAGTTTGTGGCCCGTGCGATCGCGGATTCCGATGCAATCGTGTCCGTTGCCCATTTCAAGGGGCATCCGGCCGGCGGATACGGCGCCGCCATTAAAAACATCGGTGTGGGGTGCGCGTCGAAACGCGGAAAGATGAATCTTCACGGCGCGTTGGCGGGCGACAAGCCGGTCCTCCATCCTGAACGATGTCCGGGCAGAGACTGCGACTGGTGGGAGACCTGTCAGGACTGCTGCCCCGAAGGAGCGATCACGATCACGGAAGCCGGCTACGACATCGACCAGGACGCTTGTGTCTACTGCTTTGCCTGCGCCAACCTTTGTGTGAACATGGCCGGCCGAAACGGCATCCAACGATTCGACCATTTGCCCGCTCTCGGGAGACGCATCGCCGACTCGGCTCTGGCCGTGGTCTCCACAAAAGAGCAGGGTAAATCCTTCTTCCTGAATTACGCCGTGGACATCACTCCGATCTGCGACTGTTATGGGTGGACCGATACGCCGATCGTCAACGGCCTGGGCGTGCTCGCCTCTTTCGACCCCGTGGCCGTGGACAAGGCATGCATGGACCTCATGAACGCGGCGCCCGGTTTGGTCAACTCGGCGGCTGAAGAGGCAGGAGCTCTGGCGCCCGGACAACGGAAACTGAACATGATCCGGGATAAGGACGTCGAAGTGCAGATCTACGGAGGAGTACAAAACGGCCTGGGCACGGACCGGTATGAACTTGAAGAAGTGGAACTTGATCGGAGCCAGGAGACCATAAATCGCTACTATCCGGAGGTTCCGGCCCGGAGGC containing:
- a CDS encoding sigma-54-dependent Fis family transcriptional regulator is translated as MEAPESILLVDDEISILQSLSGILEDEGYEVLTAQSGEDALRLLDQADIDLFILDIWLPKMDGIELLERIRTRNALIPVVMISGHGSIETAVKATRLGAFDYLEKPLSLEKVLVTVNNALRYGRLSRENQLLKSKTAQVRQINGNSIPIRKLTEQIRIVAPTQASVLITGENGTGKELVAHSIHRLSDRASRPLIEVNCAAIPEELIESELFGHEKGAFTGATEQKKGKFDLAHEGTLFLDEIGDMSLKTQSKILRILQERRFERVGGAKTIMVDVRVLAATNKDLEKEIREGQFRQDLYYRLNVIPIHVPPLRDRTEDIQVLAREFLREYALGSGSRPKKLTSRGIDLLTHYGWPGNVRELKNLMERVAILSPDEVISDDLLERFIRKGDSYPPEKTSLDAPTLKEARQEFERAYIARRLAEHGGNVSQTAAAIGIERSHLHKKMKALGLTETS
- a CDS encoding XTP/dITP diphosphatase produces the protein MTTTATPLILATYNTGKTREIRSILKNYPVIIRDLSDFGVIPSVEEDGATFEDNAFKKASFTAKVLGLPTLADDSGLVVPALNGAPGIYSARYAGPGASDADNNQKLLREMQGIEDRSAVFECVLALAVPTGPALIYEGRCEGLILEELRGSGGFGYDPLFFYPPLGKTFAELSGEEKNEVSHRGRALRELAREFDKVLIWLRHRLEEAPIKWA
- a CDS encoding DUF362 domain-containing protein, coding for MEVAKVWFMDARARRFLESTAIKGDQLLVQSGFLDNIRKGDLVAVKTHMGEAYNVGYLRPIIVRTLVDTIKSRGARPFVTDTTTMPYHPWISRTLALDHLETANRNGFNEASMGCPVIIADGWLGTDDVIVELDGRGSYLSKQFVARAIADSDAIVSVAHFKGHPAGGYGAAIKNIGVGCASKRGKMNLHGALAGDKPVLHPERCPGRDCDWWETCQDCCPEGAITITEAGYDIDQDACVYCFACANLCVNMAGRNGIQRFDHLPALGRRIADSALAVVSTKEQGKSFFLNYAVDITPICDCYGWTDTPIVNGLGVLASFDPVAVDKACMDLMNAAPGLVNSAAEEAGALAPGQRKLNMIRDKDVEVQIYGGVQNGLGTDRYELEEVELDRSQETINRYYPEVPARRLKPMYARQHPLAGLDTASFGRPTEGVTSPRYPRK